In a single window of the uncultured Pseudodesulfovibrio sp. genome:
- a CDS encoding molybdopterin-dependent oxidoreductase, with translation MWKRAVCTKDCPDTCGLLVQVEDGKITRVKGDPAHPYTQGFLCKKGARFPEHVHGAARLTTPLKRTGPKGDGEFTPITWDEALDEVAANILRVADEFGPEAILPYTYAGHMGMAHRNSGYALFNKLGASRLDATICGPAATAGFKASLGGGPSTEIQEAAKSDFIVIWGNNTLVTNVHAWPHFTQARKNGAKIIVIDPYRNPTAREADLHLMLRPGTDAALALAVMHVLINEDMLDHGFIQAQTIGFDQLKERVQEWPPARAAEVCDISESVIVDFARAYGTARAPYIRTGWGPARQLAGGMAMRTISLLPALVNAFAKPGGGITRSLGGAPGKAPSLIREDLRPANTRIINMVHLGHALTELTDPPVKLLYNYLSNPAAVAPQSAQVMAGLAREDLFTVVQEMYMTDTAKFADIILPGASFLEVGDLYRCYGHNYLQIARPVIEPVGDSRPTLDIFQGLAKRLGYTEEVFSLTEDQCIERLLAESADSPYMAGVDLDALRRGEPVRLNIPVNPFAEGFKTPSGKVEFFSQSMADQGLDPLPNGTPVRDPDGGDAYPLEYLTPPHPLLLNSAFNEIESIRERTGGPRVLIHPDTAAARGIEQGMTVRVFNGRGQNTARAEVTEDTRPDLLVAEGLHWPNRAPGEGSNQLTSQRLTDMGNTCAFHCNRVEIEPLA, from the coding sequence ATGTGGAAACGTGCGGTGTGCACCAAGGACTGCCCGGACACCTGCGGGCTGCTGGTCCAGGTTGAGGACGGGAAGATCACCAGGGTCAAGGGCGACCCGGCACACCCCTACACACAGGGGTTCCTCTGTAAGAAAGGCGCGCGGTTTCCGGAGCATGTGCACGGCGCGGCGCGGCTGACCACGCCGCTCAAACGCACCGGCCCCAAGGGCGACGGTGAATTCACGCCCATTACCTGGGACGAGGCCCTGGACGAGGTGGCCGCCAACATCCTGCGCGTGGCCGACGAGTTCGGTCCCGAGGCCATCCTTCCCTACACCTACGCCGGGCACATGGGCATGGCCCACCGCAACTCGGGCTACGCCCTGTTCAACAAGCTCGGTGCCAGTCGGCTCGACGCGACCATCTGCGGACCGGCGGCCACGGCCGGATTCAAGGCCTCCCTGGGCGGCGGCCCGAGCACCGAAATCCAGGAAGCGGCAAAGTCCGATTTCATCGTCATCTGGGGCAACAACACCCTGGTCACCAACGTTCACGCCTGGCCGCACTTCACGCAGGCCCGCAAGAACGGCGCGAAGATCATCGTCATCGACCCCTACCGCAACCCCACGGCACGAGAGGCCGACCTTCATCTCATGCTCCGGCCGGGCACGGACGCGGCCCTGGCCCTGGCTGTCATGCACGTGCTCATCAATGAGGACATGCTCGACCACGGCTTCATCCAGGCGCAAACCATCGGTTTCGACCAGCTCAAGGAGCGGGTTCAGGAATGGCCGCCTGCCCGCGCCGCCGAAGTCTGCGATATTTCCGAGTCCGTCATAGTTGATTTCGCCCGCGCCTACGGCACGGCCCGCGCCCCATACATCCGCACGGGCTGGGGACCGGCCCGGCAACTGGCGGGAGGCATGGCCATGCGGACCATCTCCCTACTTCCGGCCCTGGTCAACGCCTTCGCCAAACCCGGCGGCGGCATAACCCGGTCGCTGGGCGGCGCGCCCGGCAAGGCCCCATCCCTGATCCGCGAGGACCTGCGCCCGGCCAACACGCGCATCATCAACATGGTCCACCTCGGCCACGCCCTGACCGAACTCACCGACCCGCCGGTAAAGCTGCTCTACAATTACCTGTCCAACCCCGCGGCCGTGGCCCCGCAGTCGGCACAGGTCATGGCAGGTCTGGCCCGCGAGGACCTGTTTACCGTGGTTCAGGAGATGTACATGACCGACACCGCCAAGTTCGCGGACATCATTCTGCCCGGCGCGAGCTTCCTTGAGGTCGGCGACCTTTACCGCTGCTATGGTCACAACTACCTGCAGATCGCCCGGCCCGTGATCGAGCCCGTGGGCGACAGCCGTCCGACTCTGGACATCTTCCAGGGGCTGGCCAAACGGTTGGGCTACACCGAAGAGGTCTTCTCCCTGACCGAGGACCAGTGCATCGAGCGGCTCCTGGCCGAGTCGGCCGACTCCCCGTACATGGCGGGCGTGGACCTCGACGCCTTGCGCCGGGGCGAGCCGGTCCGGCTGAACATCCCGGTTAACCCCTTTGCCGAGGGCTTCAAGACCCCGTCCGGCAAGGTGGAGTTCTTCTCGCAGTCCATGGCCGACCAGGGTCTCGACCCGCTGCCCAACGGCACGCCGGTGCGCGACCCGGACGGCGGTGACGCCTATCCGCTGGAGTATCTCACCCCGCCCCATCCCCTGCTGCTCAACTCAGCCTTCAACGAGATCGAGTCCATCCGCGAGCGAACCGGCGGCCCCAGGGTGCTCATCCACCCCGACACCGCCGCCGCCCGGGGCATCGAGCAAGGCATGACCGTGCGCGTGTTCAACGGGCGCGGCCAGAACACAGCCCGGGCCGAGGTCACCGAGGACACCCGCCCGGACCTGCTCGTGGCCGAAGGCCTGCACTGGCCCAACCGCGCACCCGGCGAGGGTTCCAACCAGCTGACCAGCCAGCGGCTGACCGACATGGGCAACACCTGCGCCTTCCACTGCAACAGGGTCGAGATCGAACCGTTGGCGTAG
- a CDS encoding alpha/beta fold hydrolase → MPYPFSDPYRATVLGTPAKARYLFENPVRPDVRAIRIENRQVPDVFSYSRDMFFTTALQDHPAPLMFVIAGTGAEHNSAKMAFLTQVFFEAGYHVAALSSPTHMNFIISASEHRVPGYVPYDVADLDRIMGWVREELVKDCEITGYSISGYSLGALHAAFLARQDADTHEFDFKHVLMINPPVSLISSVTRLDSWLTPESLGRSTVHREIQGFIDRFSDYYLHAEVTDLDDDFMYDMITDIHLDERDLKTLIAAAFRVSSASMIFSSDVCLQAEYLVPPGHYPLKTSTPLLPYAQQAFDIPFEGYLDEFLLPYLRYNDPTITRAGVTWRCSLESIRDWLQNADKVTVVGTKDDVILNPQDVNFLETVFHERAHLFEHGGHCGNMMHPAFVRMIKEMVKL, encoded by the coding sequence ATGCCGTATCCTTTCTCCGACCCCTACCGGGCCACGGTTCTGGGCACCCCGGCCAAGGCGCGCTACCTGTTTGAGAATCCGGTTCGTCCCGACGTACGGGCCATTCGTATCGAAAACCGGCAGGTGCCGGATGTCTTTTCCTACAGCCGGGACATGTTCTTCACCACCGCGTTGCAGGACCACCCGGCTCCGCTCATGTTCGTCATTGCGGGCACGGGGGCGGAGCACAATTCCGCCAAGATGGCCTTTCTGACCCAGGTCTTCTTCGAGGCCGGGTATCATGTGGCCGCCCTGTCCTCGCCCACGCACATGAATTTCATCATCAGCGCCTCGGAGCACCGGGTCCCGGGGTACGTGCCTTACGACGTGGCCGATCTGGACCGGATCATGGGCTGGGTTCGCGAAGAGCTCGTCAAGGACTGCGAGATCACCGGGTACAGCATATCCGGGTACAGCCTGGGCGCATTGCACGCGGCCTTTCTGGCCAGGCAGGACGCCGACACGCACGAGTTCGACTTCAAACACGTCCTGATGATCAACCCGCCCGTTTCCCTGATCAGCTCGGTGACCCGTCTGGATTCCTGGCTGACTCCGGAGAGTCTCGGCCGGAGCACGGTACACCGCGAGATCCAGGGATTCATCGACCGTTTTTCCGACTACTACCTGCACGCAGAAGTGACCGACCTGGATGACGATTTCATGTACGACATGATCACGGACATCCACCTGGACGAACGCGACCTCAAGACTCTGATCGCAGCCGCATTCCGGGTCTCTTCCGCATCCATGATCTTCAGCTCCGACGTCTGCCTGCAAGCGGAATATCTCGTCCCTCCGGGCCACTATCCGCTCAAGACGTCCACCCCTCTGCTGCCCTACGCGCAGCAGGCTTTCGACATCCCGTTCGAGGGCTATCTGGACGAGTTTCTGCTGCCCTACCTGCGCTACAACGATCCGACCATCACTCGCGCCGGAGTGACTTGGCGGTGCAGCCTGGAGTCCATCCGCGACTGGCTGCAAAATGCTGACAAGGTCACGGTGGTGGGCACCAAGGACGACGTCATCCTGAACCCGCAGGATGTGAATTTTCTCGAGACGGTATTCCACGAGCGGGCGCACCTGTTTGAACACGGCGGACACTGCGGGAACATGATGCACCCGGCGTTTGTCCGGATGATCAAGGAAATGGTGAAGCTGTGA
- a CDS encoding (2Fe-2S)-binding protein: protein MIVINVNGKDHRVDVDPDTPLLWVLRDEIGITSVKYGCGEGMCGVCTVLIDGAAERSCVTPVSSVGEGKVVTIEGLPEDHPVKQAWLEHQVPQCGYCQPGMMLQAVDVLTHGGDTSEAGLAAAMDDFTCRCGTHPRVLPAMKQAAETMKKGSKS, encoded by the coding sequence ATGATCGTTATCAACGTGAACGGAAAGGATCATCGGGTCGATGTGGACCCTGATACCCCCTTGTTGTGGGTCCTGCGCGACGAAATAGGGATCACCAGCGTCAAATACGGCTGCGGTGAGGGGATGTGCGGCGTGTGCACGGTACTCATCGACGGCGCGGCCGAGCGGTCCTGCGTGACCCCGGTTTCCAGTGTGGGCGAGGGCAAGGTGGTGACCATCGAAGGGCTGCCCGAGGACCATCCCGTGAAGCAGGCCTGGTTGGAGCATCAGGTGCCACAGTGCGGTTACTGTCAGCCCGGCATGATGCTCCAGGCCGTGGACGTGCTCACGCATGGCGGTGATACGTCAGAAGCGGGCCTGGCCGCAGCCATGGATGATTTCACCTGCCGCTGCGGCACCCATCCGAGGGTTCTGCCGGCCATGAAGCAGGCGGCCGAAACAATGAAGAAGGGGAGCAAGTCATGA
- a CDS encoding VacJ family lipoprotein, whose product MNTRLTILIPAILVLLFTSGCGPKVVDVTNPQAGASPVGFRTTVHHWPDPTSKSLQFLDIYDPWEPMNRNLYEVNATLDKYVMLPAANVYRMVLPAPVRTGVKNFYANLNELPTALNSLLQGRFRKMAISFVRFTINSTFGLLGVRDLASRNEKLPRQNEDVGQTLGYWGLGPGPYFVMPIMGPSNVRDAVGFGGDILVLYVEVEMMYQAAGMDNSSPLDLADLALRGLNIRANTAFSYHSTGSPFEYEMVRFIYTKKRELDIQR is encoded by the coding sequence GTGAACACACGCCTGACCATCCTCATTCCGGCCATCCTGGTCCTGCTGTTCACGAGCGGCTGCGGCCCCAAGGTCGTGGACGTGACGAACCCGCAGGCCGGCGCCAGCCCCGTCGGGTTCAGAACCACGGTGCACCACTGGCCTGATCCGACTTCCAAGTCCTTGCAGTTCCTGGACATCTACGACCCGTGGGAACCCATGAACCGCAACTTGTACGAGGTCAACGCCACCCTGGACAAGTACGTCATGCTCCCGGCGGCCAATGTGTACAGAATGGTCCTCCCGGCGCCGGTCCGCACCGGGGTGAAGAATTTCTACGCCAACCTCAACGAGCTGCCCACCGCCTTGAACAGCCTGCTTCAAGGGCGTTTCAGAAAGATGGCCATCTCGTTCGTACGTTTCACGATCAACTCCACCTTCGGCCTGCTCGGCGTACGCGACCTGGCTTCGCGCAACGAAAAGCTGCCGCGCCAGAACGAGGACGTCGGACAGACGCTGGGCTACTGGGGCCTCGGCCCCGGGCCGTACTTCGTCATGCCGATCATGGGTCCGTCCAATGTGCGCGACGCCGTAGGCTTCGGCGGCGACATCCTGGTCCTGTACGTGGAAGTGGAGATGATGTACCAGGCGGCGGGCATGGACAACAGCAGCCCTCTGGACCTGGCCGACCTGGCCCTGCGCGGCCTGAACATCCGCGCCAACACCGCCTTCAGCTACCACTCCACCGGCTCGCCCTTCGAGTACGAGATGGTCCGCTTCATCTACACCAAGAAACGGGAACTGGACATCCAGCGCTAG
- a CDS encoding molybdopterin cofactor-binding domain-containing protein, producing MTNEMTRRRFLKDGCLALAVAAVPGGMTLVNVTQALAADKNFQPHAFLEIAPDDSITVWVGQTNLGQGTHTCIAMIIADELDADWRRIGVKMALAADVFKDPVWGVQLTAGSTSIRRRWDLLRSVGAAARLMLIRAAAGKWGVDPAKCSSKESRVIGPDGRSMSYGELVGAASAQPVPEKPSFKERKDYGIMGTYRQRLDMVDKIQGRTEFGLDFKVPDMLIAVMDRPKSYGAKPESYDEKAALAVKGVEKVVRQDDKIAVLATSTYAALKGREALGTKWSKGTLPELSDEYIADLFKSKMEGSGAIKSKGDADKALSESATTIEATYSVPFMAHAQLEPSNCTAFVEKDRCRIWVPIQGQTDSLMAAAEITGLPEDKIELMTTPCGGGFGRRIESDVVAETVSLSKSVSRPVKLMWTREDEFGDDVYRPASVCRTRGGLDAKGNLTALRHKIASPSILSRVQPEAVKNGMDSSSIQGLDDMPYKLDNLLVDYALVDLPMRVGWLRSIAYSNNVFPVESFMDELAYKAGRDPVEFRLSMLEPGSRAYKALSLLAEKSGWNTPAPKGVGRGIAMTECFETVVAHMAEVSVDRSTGAVTVQRIVGVVDSGISVYPDALTAQMEGGAIMGLSMTFNEAMRFANGGAQTENFSGYPILSMTQVPKMEFHLADSGAKAGGIGEPSVPSVPPAVTNAIFAATGVRLRDLPLDTAKLKKG from the coding sequence ATGACCAATGAAATGACCCGACGCCGGTTTTTGAAGGACGGCTGTCTGGCCCTGGCTGTGGCCGCCGTGCCCGGCGGCATGACTCTGGTCAACGTCACCCAGGCCCTGGCTGCCGACAAGAATTTTCAACCGCACGCCTTTCTGGAGATAGCGCCTGACGATTCCATCACCGTATGGGTCGGCCAGACCAATCTGGGGCAGGGAACGCACACCTGTATCGCCATGATCATCGCCGACGAACTGGACGCGGACTGGCGCCGTATCGGTGTGAAGATGGCCCTGGCCGCCGACGTCTTCAAGGACCCGGTCTGGGGCGTCCAGCTCACGGCCGGGAGTACCAGTATCCGCCGTCGCTGGGACCTGTTGCGGTCCGTCGGGGCCGCGGCCCGGCTCATGCTGATCCGCGCGGCAGCCGGGAAATGGGGCGTGGACCCGGCCAAGTGTTCGTCCAAGGAAAGCCGTGTCATCGGCCCGGACGGGCGGAGCATGAGTTACGGCGAACTGGTCGGCGCGGCCTCTGCCCAGCCTGTCCCGGAAAAGCCTTCCTTCAAGGAGCGCAAGGATTACGGCATCATGGGCACCTACCGGCAACGGCTGGACATGGTCGACAAGATCCAGGGGCGCACGGAGTTCGGCCTGGACTTCAAGGTGCCGGATATGCTCATCGCGGTCATGGACCGCCCCAAAAGCTACGGGGCCAAGCCCGAGTCCTATGACGAAAAGGCGGCTTTGGCGGTCAAGGGCGTGGAAAAGGTGGTGCGTCAGGACGACAAGATTGCCGTGTTGGCGACCAGCACCTATGCCGCACTCAAGGGGCGCGAGGCCCTGGGCACCAAGTGGTCCAAGGGCACCCTGCCCGAACTGAGCGACGAGTACATCGCCGATCTCTTCAAAAGCAAGATGGAGGGTTCCGGCGCCATAAAGAGCAAGGGCGACGCGGACAAGGCCCTTTCCGAGTCCGCGACGACCATCGAGGCCACCTACTCGGTGCCGTTCATGGCCCACGCGCAGCTCGAGCCTTCCAACTGCACGGCCTTTGTCGAAAAGGACCGTTGTCGAATCTGGGTTCCGATTCAGGGACAGACCGATTCGCTGATGGCTGCGGCCGAGATTACGGGGCTGCCCGAGGACAAGATCGAACTGATGACCACCCCTTGCGGTGGTGGGTTCGGCAGACGCATCGAGTCCGATGTCGTCGCCGAGACCGTGTCCCTGTCCAAATCGGTGTCCCGCCCGGTCAAGCTCATGTGGACCCGCGAGGACGAGTTCGGGGACGACGTGTACCGTCCGGCCAGCGTCTGCCGGACTCGGGGCGGGCTGGACGCCAAGGGCAACCTGACCGCCTTGCGGCACAAGATCGCCTCGCCGTCCATCCTGTCCAGGGTGCAGCCTGAAGCGGTCAAGAACGGCATGGACTCCTCGTCCATCCAGGGGCTCGACGACATGCCCTACAAGCTCGACAACCTGCTGGTCGACTACGCGCTCGTGGACCTGCCCATGCGTGTCGGCTGGCTGCGTTCCATCGCCTATTCCAACAACGTCTTCCCGGTGGAGTCCTTCATGGACGAACTGGCCTACAAGGCGGGCCGCGATCCGGTCGAGTTCCGCCTGTCCATGCTCGAACCCGGATCCCGCGCCTACAAGGCCCTGAGCCTGCTGGCGGAGAAGTCGGGCTGGAACACCCCGGCCCCCAAGGGCGTGGGGCGCGGCATCGCCATGACCGAATGCTTCGAGACCGTGGTTGCGCACATGGCCGAGGTCTCGGTGGATCGCTCCACCGGTGCGGTCACCGTGCAGCGCATCGTCGGTGTGGTGGACTCCGGCATCTCGGTCTACCCGGACGCGCTCACGGCCCAGATGGAGGGTGGAGCGATCATGGGGCTATCCATGACCTTCAATGAGGCCATGCGCTTCGCAAACGGCGGTGCACAGACCGAGAACTTTAGCGGTTACCCCATTCTGAGCATGACCCAGGTGCCCAAGATGGAGTTCCATCTGGCCGACAGCGGAGCCAAGGCTGGCGGTATCGGTGAACCGAGCGTCCCCTCCGTCCCCCCGGCCGTGACCAACGCCATCTTCGCCGCCACCGGAGTCCGGTTGAGGGATCTGCCTTTGGACACCGCCAAGCTGAAGAAGGGATAA
- a CDS encoding zinc dependent phospholipase C family protein, whose product MVNQIKTPDALDSIQGFTGPMKFAVTLWLKFLELGAVGPDYPYLSVLHHDAQHWADAMHHNRVGDRLKAGIEFVRGLTGPARDKSFVWLLGFASHIATDVTIHPVVTEKVGEYEENKADHRTCEMHQDVHIFQQMQFGPISQAELIRTRIGACNAPGGDGTLDPDVLSTWENMMTSVSDPAERKEHPLDVNGWHRNFKSILDKAEETSRLPALARHVLDGLGIVYPRVDEVKQTYIKALKVPGGGVMHYDEIFQKALHNVRALWSVVGRGCFGIDDEYERAIYNWDLDSGKRTEDGQLQYWSV is encoded by the coding sequence ATGGTGAATCAGATCAAGACGCCGGATGCCCTGGATTCCATTCAGGGGTTCACCGGGCCGATGAAGTTCGCCGTGACCCTGTGGCTCAAATTCCTGGAGCTGGGCGCAGTTGGTCCGGACTATCCCTACCTGTCGGTGTTGCATCACGATGCCCAGCATTGGGCGGACGCCATGCATCACAATCGGGTGGGCGACCGCCTCAAGGCGGGAATCGAGTTCGTGCGCGGCCTGACCGGCCCGGCGCGCGACAAGAGTTTTGTCTGGCTGCTGGGCTTTGCCTCGCACATCGCCACGGATGTGACCATCCATCCGGTGGTGACGGAAAAAGTGGGTGAGTACGAGGAAAACAAGGCTGACCATCGGACCTGCGAAATGCATCAGGACGTCCACATTTTCCAACAGATGCAGTTCGGTCCCATCAGCCAGGCCGAACTGATCCGGACCCGGATCGGTGCCTGCAACGCTCCGGGCGGAGACGGAACGCTGGACCCCGACGTCCTGTCGACGTGGGAGAACATGATGACCTCGGTCTCGGACCCGGCTGAGCGGAAGGAACATCCCCTGGACGTGAACGGCTGGCACCGGAACTTCAAGTCCATTCTCGACAAGGCCGAGGAGACGTCGCGTCTGCCCGCCCTGGCTCGGCACGTTCTCGATGGATTGGGCATCGTCTATCCCAGGGTGGACGAGGTGAAGCAGACATACATAAAGGCCCTCAAGGTCCCGGGAGGGGGCGTCATGCATTATGACGAAATTTTCCAGAAGGCGCTGCATAACGTCCGCGCCCTGTGGTCGGTGGTAGGGCGAGGATGTTTCGGTATCGACGACGAGTACGAGCGGGCCATTTACAACTGGGATCTCGATTCTGGCAAGCGCACCGAGGACGGGCAACTGCAATACTGGAGCGTATAA
- a CDS encoding lipase family protein, with translation MSYFRHSQLLAAPPVKRAAYSDRTAWIMAELSRLVYDRLPNEKELQDLFDKIVAGIREKKSVPELLPLAAELAASANEARDSMTEEILTRSRFELVSSYACSGTEAMLVRVPPAEDAGFPGMLIVVFRGTEVKSTEDLKTDFNASLIDAPSGGRVHKGFYEAYQQAEEWLSKELAQAGDLPVYVTGHSLGGALALVTTRYLCCDSIGATYTFGGPRVGDDEFFKGVKTPVYRVVNAADLVARVPFGAGFTFFLSIIRYIPINGTKRISEYLRSRFNGYTHYGHQLLLSAKKNSDGIFPIYCSPSIFKIAQVSFVGLARNWWKKCLADHSMIIYCEKLGDYALHRIK, from the coding sequence ATGTCGTATTTTAGACATTCGCAGCTGTTGGCCGCACCGCCCGTTAAACGCGCCGCCTACTCCGACCGCACGGCGTGGATCATGGCGGAGCTTTCTCGTTTGGTCTATGACCGGTTGCCCAACGAGAAGGAGTTACAGGATCTTTTCGACAAGATCGTGGCCGGGATCAGGGAGAAGAAAAGCGTCCCGGAACTCCTCCCCCTGGCGGCCGAGCTGGCTGCCAGCGCCAATGAGGCCCGCGACAGCATGACGGAGGAGATTCTGACACGGAGCCGGTTCGAGCTGGTCTCCTCCTATGCCTGCTCCGGCACCGAGGCCATGCTGGTGCGGGTGCCGCCCGCCGAGGACGCGGGGTTCCCGGGCATGCTGATCGTGGTTTTTCGGGGTACCGAAGTCAAGTCCACCGAGGACCTGAAGACGGATTTCAACGCCAGTCTCATCGACGCACCGAGCGGGGGGCGGGTGCACAAGGGGTTTTACGAGGCCTATCAACAGGCGGAAGAGTGGTTGTCCAAAGAGCTTGCCCAGGCTGGGGACTTGCCCGTGTATGTAACCGGGCATTCGCTAGGGGGTGCGCTGGCACTTGTGACGACGCGCTACCTCTGCTGTGACTCCATCGGCGCCACCTACACCTTCGGCGGCCCCAGGGTGGGGGACGACGAATTTTTCAAAGGCGTCAAGACGCCGGTCTACCGGGTGGTCAACGCCGCGGACCTTGTGGCCCGGGTCCCGTTCGGAGCGGGGTTCACGTTCTTTCTGTCCATCATCCGCTACATACCCATCAACGGGACCAAACGGATATCGGAATACCTGCGCAGCCGCTTCAACGGCTACACCCACTACGGGCATCAGCTACTGCTTTCCGCCAAGAAAAACAGCGACGGGATTTTCCCGATTTACTGCAGCCCTTCCATCTTCAAGATCGCCCAGGTGTCCTTTGTCGGACTGGCCAGGAATTGGTGGAAAAAATGTCTCGCCGACCATTCCATGATTATTTACTGCGAGAAACTCGGCGACTACGCCCTCCACAGAATAAAATAA